A genome region from Arachis duranensis cultivar V14167 chromosome 8, aradu.V14167.gnm2.J7QH, whole genome shotgun sequence includes the following:
- the LOC107461373 gene encoding extensin-2-like isoform X16, whose translation MGTFSGSRQWPRLIYLVAFCLLAISVIAKPDDEDHDRKPFPHEKHKKEHELPPKHEEHPHHHHHKRHPHEHKSPPPPPYGYKSPTPPIYSPPPPYVYKSPPPPVHSPPPPVHSPPPPYIYKSPPPSNHSPPPPYVYKSPPPPVHSPPPPYVYKSPPPPVHSPPPPYVYKSPPPPVHSPPPPVNSPPPPYVYKSPPPPVHSPPPPYVYKSPPPPVHSPPPPVHSPPPPYVYKSPPPPVHSPPPPYVYKSPPPPVHSPPPPYVYKSPPPPVHSPPPPYVYKSPPYKSPPPPVHSPPPPIHSPPPPYVYKSPPLPVHSPPPPYVYKSPPPPVHSPPPPYVYKSPPPPPYIYKSPPPPVHSPPPPYAYKSPHSPIHSPPPPYVYKSPPSPVHSPPPPIHSPPPPYIYKSPPPPIHSPPPPYVYKSPPPPVHSPRPPVHSPPPPYVYKSPPPPIHSPPPPYIYKSPPPPVHSPPPPYVYKSPPPPIHSPPPPYVYKSPPPPVHSPPPPVHSPPPPYIYKSPPPPIHSPPPPYVYKSPPPPVHSPPPPYTYKSPPPIVHSPPPPVHSPPPPYVYKSPPPPVHSPPPPVHSLPPPYVYKSPPPPIHSPPPPYVYKSPPPPVHSPPPSPSVHSPPPPYAYKSPPPPVHSPPPPVHSPPPPYIYKSPPPSVHSPPPPYVYKSPPPPYHTPSPLIHSPPPPYIYKSPPPPVHSPPPPYIYKSPPPLAHSPPPPHVYVYPLQSPPPPHVPNHPPYLYNSPPPPPKGY comes from the exons ATGGGAACTTTCTCAGGGTCGAGGCAATGGCCTCGACTCATCTACTTAGTGGCATTTTGCCTACTTGCAATTAGTGTCATTGCTAAGCCTGATGATGAAGATCATGATAGGAAACCTTTCCCTcatgaaaaacataaaaaagagCACGAATTACCTCCAAAGCATGAAGAACATCcacaccatcatcatcataaacGACATCCACATGAACATAAATCTCCACCACCTCCACCTTATGGTTACAAATCACCGACTCCACCAATCTATtctccaccacctccatatgtTTATAAATCTCCTCCTCCACCAGTTCATTCTCCGCCTCCTCCAGTGCATTCACCTCCACCACCATATATCTACAAGTCTCCTCCACCATCAAATCACTCACCGCCTCCACCGTATGTATATAAATCACCTCCTCCACCAGTTCACTCACCGCCTCCACCGTATGTTTATAAATCTCCACCTCCTCCAGTTCACTCACCGCCTCCACCGTATGTTTACAAATCACCTCCTCCTCCTGTTCACTCACCTCCTCCACCAGTCAACTCTCCGCCCCCACCATATGTTTATAAATCTCCAC CTCCTCCAGTTCACTCACCGCCTCCACCCTATGTTTATAAATCTCCACCTCCTCCTGTTCACTCTCCGCCTCCACCAGTTCACTCACCGCCTCCACCGTATGTTTACAAATCACCTCCTCCACCAGTCCACTCTCCGCCCCCACCATATGTTTATAAATCTCCACCTCCTCCAGTTCACTCACCGCCTCCACCGTACGTTTACAAATCACCTCCTCCTC CAGTCCACTCTCCACCCCCACCATATGTTTATAAATCTCCACC TTATAAATCTCCACCTCCTCCAGTTCACTCTCCGCCTCCACCAATTCACTCACCGCCTCCACCATATGTTTACAAATCACCTCCTCTACCAGTCCACTCTCCGCCCCCACCATATGTTTATAAATCTCCACCTCCTCCAGTTCACTCTCCGCCTCCACCGTACGTTTACAAATCACCTC CTCCACCACCATATATCTACAAGTCTCCTCCTCCACCTGTTCACTCTCCGCCTCCACCGTATGCTTACAAATCGCCTCATTCACCAATCCATTCTCCGCCCCCTCCATATGTATATAAATCTCCTCCTTCACCAGTTCACTCTCCACCTCCTCCAATACATTCACCTCCACCACCATATATCTACAAGTCTCCTCCACCACCAATTCACTCACCGCCTCCACCGTACGTTTACAAATCACCTCCTCCTCCAGTTCACTCACCCCGTCCACCAGTCCATTCCCCGCCTCCACCGTACGTTTACAAATCACCTCCTCCACCAATTCACTCGCCTCCACCACCATATATCTATAAGTCTCCTCCTCCACCTGTTCACTCGCCGCCTCCACCGTATGTTTACAAATCACCTCCTCCACCAATCCACTCCCCACCCCCTCCATATGTCTATAAATCTCCTCCCCCACCAGTTCATTCTCCGCCTCCTCCAGTGCATTCACCTCCACCACCATATATTTACAAGTCTCCTCCACCACCAATTCACTCACCGCCTCCACCATACGTTTACAAATCACCTCCTCCACCAGTCCATTCCCCACCCCCACCATATACTTATAAATCTCCACCTCCTATAGTTCACTCTCCGCCTCCACCAGTCCATTCACCACCCCCCCCATATGTTTACAAATCACCTCCTCCACCAGTCCACTCTCCGCCTCCTCCAGTCCATTCACTTCCACCACCATATGTTTACAAATCACCTCCTCCACCAATCCACTCTCCTCCCCCACCATATGTCTATAAATCTCCTCCTCCACCAGTTCACTCTCCGCCTCCTTCTCCATCTGTCCACTCCCcgccaccaccatatgcctataaGTCTCCCCCTCCTCCTGTCCACTCACCACCTCCACCAGTCCATTCACCCCCGCCACCATATATTTACAAGTCTCCTCCTCCATCAGTTCACTCACCGCCTCCACCGTATGTTTACAAATCACCCCCTCCTCCATATCACACACCGTCACCACTAATTCActcaccaccacctccatatatcTATAAGTCTCCACCACCTCCA
- the LOC107461373 gene encoding extensin-2-like isoform X17, with product MGTFSGSRQWPRLIYLVAFCLLAISVIAKPDDEDHDRKPFPHEKHKKEHELPPKHEEHPHHHHHKRHPHEHKSPPPPPYGYKSPTPPIYSPPPPYVYKSPPPPVHSPPPPVHSPPPPYIYKSPPPSNHSPPPPYVYKSPPPPVHSPPPPYVYKSPPPPVHSPPPPYVYKSPPPPVHSPPPPVNSPPPPYVYKSPPPPVHSPPPPVHSPPPPVHSPPPPYVYKSPPPPVHSPPPPYVYKSPPPPVHSPPPPVHSPPPPIHSPPPPYVYKSPPPPVHSPPPPYVYKSPPPPVHSPPPPIHSPPPPYVYKSPPLPVHSPPPPYVYKSPPPPVHSPPPPYVYKSPPPPPYIYKSPPPPVHSPPPPYAYKSPHSPIHSPPPPYVYKSPPSPVHSPPPPIHSPPPPYIYKSPPPPIHSPPPPYVYKSPPPPVHSPRPPVHSPPPPYVYKSPPPPIHSPPPPYIYKSPPPPVHSPPPPYVYKSPPPPIHSPPPPYVYKSPPPPVHSPPPPVHSPPPPYIYKSPPPPIHSPPPPYVYKSPPPPVHSPPPPYTYKSPPPIVHSPPPPVHSPPPPYVYKSPPPPVHSPPPPVHSLPPPYVYKSPPPPIHSPPPPYVYKSPPPPVHSPPPSPSVHSPPPPYAYKSPPPPVHSPPPPVHSPPPPYIYKSPPPSVHSPPPPYVYKSPPPPYHTPSPLIHSPPPPYIYKSPPPPVHSPPPPYIYKSPPPLAHSPPPPHVYVYPLQSPPPPHVPNHPPYLYNSPPPPPKGY from the exons ATGGGAACTTTCTCAGGGTCGAGGCAATGGCCTCGACTCATCTACTTAGTGGCATTTTGCCTACTTGCAATTAGTGTCATTGCTAAGCCTGATGATGAAGATCATGATAGGAAACCTTTCCCTcatgaaaaacataaaaaagagCACGAATTACCTCCAAAGCATGAAGAACATCcacaccatcatcatcataaacGACATCCACATGAACATAAATCTCCACCACCTCCACCTTATGGTTACAAATCACCGACTCCACCAATCTATtctccaccacctccatatgtTTATAAATCTCCTCCTCCACCAGTTCATTCTCCGCCTCCTCCAGTGCATTCACCTCCACCACCATATATCTACAAGTCTCCTCCACCATCAAATCACTCACCGCCTCCACCGTATGTATATAAATCACCTCCTCCACCAGTTCACTCACCGCCTCCACCGTATGTTTATAAATCTCCACCTCCTCCAGTTCACTCACCGCCTCCACCGTATGTTTACAAATCACCTCCTCCTCCTGTTCACTCACCTCCTCCACCAGTCAACTCTCCGCCCCCACCATATGTTTATAAATCTCCAC CTCCTCCAGTTCACTCTCCGCCTCCACCAGTTCATTCACCTCCTCCACCAGTCCACTCTCCGCCTCCACCGTACGTTTATAAATCCCCAC CTCCTCCAGTTCACTCACCGCCTCCACCGTACGTTTACAAATCACCTCCTCCTCCTGTTCACTCACCTC CTCCTCCAGTTCACTCACCGCCTCCACCAATTCACTCACCGCCTCCCCCATATGTTTACAAATCAC CTCCTCCACCAGTCCACTCTCCACCCCCACCATATGTTTATAAATCTCCACCTCCTCCAGTTCACTCTCCGCCTCCACCAATTCACTCACCGCCTCCACCATATGTTTACAAATCACCTCCTCTACCAGTCCACTCTCCGCCCCCACCATATGTTTATAAATCTCCACCTCCTCCAGTTCACTCTCCGCCTCCACCGTACGTTTACAAATCACCTC CTCCACCACCATATATCTACAAGTCTCCTCCTCCACCTGTTCACTCTCCGCCTCCACCGTATGCTTACAAATCGCCTCATTCACCAATCCATTCTCCGCCCCCTCCATATGTATATAAATCTCCTCCTTCACCAGTTCACTCTCCACCTCCTCCAATACATTCACCTCCACCACCATATATCTACAAGTCTCCTCCACCACCAATTCACTCACCGCCTCCACCGTACGTTTACAAATCACCTCCTCCTCCAGTTCACTCACCCCGTCCACCAGTCCATTCCCCGCCTCCACCGTACGTTTACAAATCACCTCCTCCACCAATTCACTCGCCTCCACCACCATATATCTATAAGTCTCCTCCTCCACCTGTTCACTCGCCGCCTCCACCGTATGTTTACAAATCACCTCCTCCACCAATCCACTCCCCACCCCCTCCATATGTCTATAAATCTCCTCCCCCACCAGTTCATTCTCCGCCTCCTCCAGTGCATTCACCTCCACCACCATATATTTACAAGTCTCCTCCACCACCAATTCACTCACCGCCTCCACCATACGTTTACAAATCACCTCCTCCACCAGTCCATTCCCCACCCCCACCATATACTTATAAATCTCCACCTCCTATAGTTCACTCTCCGCCTCCACCAGTCCATTCACCACCCCCCCCATATGTTTACAAATCACCTCCTCCACCAGTCCACTCTCCGCCTCCTCCAGTCCATTCACTTCCACCACCATATGTTTACAAATCACCTCCTCCACCAATCCACTCTCCTCCCCCACCATATGTCTATAAATCTCCTCCTCCACCAGTTCACTCTCCGCCTCCTTCTCCATCTGTCCACTCCCcgccaccaccatatgcctataaGTCTCCCCCTCCTCCTGTCCACTCACCACCTCCACCAGTCCATTCACCCCCGCCACCATATATTTACAAGTCTCCTCCTCCATCAGTTCACTCACCGCCTCCACCGTATGTTTACAAATCACCCCCTCCTCCATATCACACACCGTCACCACTAATTCActcaccaccacctccatatatcTATAAGTCTCCACCACCTCCA
- the LOC107461373 gene encoding extensin-2-like isoform X49 has protein sequence MGTFSGSRQWPRLIYLVAFCLLAISVIAKPDDEDHDRKPFPHEKHKKEHELPPKHEEHPHHHHHKRHPHEHKSPPPPPYGYKSPTPPIYSPPPPYVYKSPPPPVHSPPPPVHSPPPPYIYKSPPPSNHSPPPPYVYKSPPPPVHSPPPPYVYKSPPPPVHSPPPPYVYKSPPPPVHSPPPPYVYKSPPPPVHSPPPPIHSPPPPYVYKSPPLPVHSPPPPYVYKSPPPPVHSPPPPYVYKSPPPPPYIYKSPPPPVHSPPPPYAYKSPHSPIHSPPPPYVYKSPPSPVHSPPPPIHSPPPPYIYKSPPPPIHSPPPPYVYKSPPPPVHSPRPPVHSPPPPYVYKSPPPPIHSPPPPYIYKSPPPPVHSPPPPYVYKSPPPPIHSPPPPYVYKSPPPPVHSPPPPVHSPPPPYIYKSPPPPIHSPPPPYVYKSPPPPVHSPPPPYTYKSPPPIVHSPPPPVHSPPPPYVYKSPPPPVHSPPPPVHSLPPPYVYKSPPPPIHSPPPPYVYKSPPPPVHSPPPSPSVHSPPPPYAYKSPPPPVHSPPPPVHSPPPPYIYKSPPPSVHSPPPPYVYKSPPPPYHTPSPLIHSPPPPYIYKSPPPPVHSPPPPYIYKSPPPLAHSPPPPHVYVYPLQSPPPPHVPNHPPYLYNSPPPPPKGY, from the exons ATGGGAACTTTCTCAGGGTCGAGGCAATGGCCTCGACTCATCTACTTAGTGGCATTTTGCCTACTTGCAATTAGTGTCATTGCTAAGCCTGATGATGAAGATCATGATAGGAAACCTTTCCCTcatgaaaaacataaaaaagagCACGAATTACCTCCAAAGCATGAAGAACATCcacaccatcatcatcataaacGACATCCACATGAACATAAATCTCCACCACCTCCACCTTATGGTTACAAATCACCGACTCCACCAATCTATtctccaccacctccatatgtTTATAAATCTCCTCCTCCACCAGTTCATTCTCCGCCTCCTCCAGTGCATTCACCTCCACCACCATATATCTACAAGTCTCCTCCACCATCAAATCACTCACCGCCTCCACCGTATGTATATAAATCAC CTCCTCCACCAGTCCACTCTCCGCCCCCACCATACGTTTATAAATCTCCACCTCCTCCAGTCCACTCTCCGCCTCCACCGTACGTTTACAAATCACCTCCTCCACCAGTCCACTCTCCACCCCCACCATATGTTTATAAATCTCCACCTCCTCCAGTTCACTCTCCGCCTCCACCAATTCACTCACCGCCTCCACCATATGTTTACAAATCACCTCCTCTACCAGTCCACTCTCCGCCCCCACCATATGTTTATAAATCTCCACCTCCTCCAGTTCACTCTCCGCCTCCACCGTACGTTTACAAATCACCTC CTCCACCACCATATATCTACAAGTCTCCTCCTCCACCTGTTCACTCTCCGCCTCCACCGTATGCTTACAAATCGCCTCATTCACCAATCCATTCTCCGCCCCCTCCATATGTATATAAATCTCCTCCTTCACCAGTTCACTCTCCACCTCCTCCAATACATTCACCTCCACCACCATATATCTACAAGTCTCCTCCACCACCAATTCACTCACCGCCTCCACCGTACGTTTACAAATCACCTCCTCCTCCAGTTCACTCACCCCGTCCACCAGTCCATTCCCCGCCTCCACCGTACGTTTACAAATCACCTCCTCCACCAATTCACTCGCCTCCACCACCATATATCTATAAGTCTCCTCCTCCACCTGTTCACTCGCCGCCTCCACCGTATGTTTACAAATCACCTCCTCCACCAATCCACTCCCCACCCCCTCCATATGTCTATAAATCTCCTCCCCCACCAGTTCATTCTCCGCCTCCTCCAGTGCATTCACCTCCACCACCATATATTTACAAGTCTCCTCCACCACCAATTCACTCACCGCCTCCACCATACGTTTACAAATCACCTCCTCCACCAGTCCATTCCCCACCCCCACCATATACTTATAAATCTCCACCTCCTATAGTTCACTCTCCGCCTCCACCAGTCCATTCACCACCCCCCCCATATGTTTACAAATCACCTCCTCCACCAGTCCACTCTCCGCCTCCTCCAGTCCATTCACTTCCACCACCATATGTTTACAAATCACCTCCTCCACCAATCCACTCTCCTCCCCCACCATATGTCTATAAATCTCCTCCTCCACCAGTTCACTCTCCGCCTCCTTCTCCATCTGTCCACTCCCcgccaccaccatatgcctataaGTCTCCCCCTCCTCCTGTCCACTCACCACCTCCACCAGTCCATTCACCCCCGCCACCATATATTTACAAGTCTCCTCCTCCATCAGTTCACTCACCGCCTCCACCGTATGTTTACAAATCACCCCCTCCTCCATATCACACACCGTCACCACTAATTCActcaccaccacctccatatatcTATAAGTCTCCACCACCTCCA
- the LOC107461373 gene encoding extensin-2-like isoform X9, translating into MGTFSGSRQWPRLIYLVAFCLLAISVIAKPDDEDHDRKPFPHEKHKKEHELPPKHEEHPHHHHHKRHPHEHKSPPPPPYGYKSPTPPIYSPPPPYVYKSPPPPVHSPPPPVHSPPPPYIYKSPPPSNHSPPPPYVYKSPPPPVHSPPPPYVYKSPPPPVHSPPPPYVYKSPPPPVHSPPPPVNSPPPPYVYKSPPPPVHSPPPPVHSPPPPVHSPPPPYVYKSPPPPVHSPPPPYVYKSPPPPVHSPPPPVHSPPPPYVYKSPPPPVHSPPPPIHSPPPPYVYKSPPPPVHSPPPPVHSPPPPYVYKSPPPPVHSPPPPIHSPPPPYVYKSPPLPVHSPPPPYVYKSPPPPVHSPPPPYVYKSPPPPPYIYKSPPPPVHSPPPPYAYKSPHSPIHSPPPPYVYKSPPSPVHSPPPPIHSPPPPYIYKSPPPPIHSPPPPYVYKSPPPPVHSPRPPVHSPPPPYVYKSPPPPIHSPPPPYIYKSPPPPVHSPPPPYVYKSPPPPIHSPPPPYVYKSPPPPVHSPPPPVHSPPPPYIYKSPPPPIHSPPPPYVYKSPPPPVHSPPPPYTYKSPPPIVHSPPPPVHSPPPPYVYKSPPPPVHSPPPPVHSLPPPYVYKSPPPPIHSPPPPYVYKSPPPPVHSPPPSPSVHSPPPPYAYKSPPPPVHSPPPPVHSPPPPYIYKSPPPSVHSPPPPYVYKSPPPPYHTPSPLIHSPPPPYIYKSPPPPVHSPPPPYIYKSPPPLAHSPPPPHVYVYPLQSPPPPHVPNHPPYLYNSPPPPPKGY; encoded by the exons ATGGGAACTTTCTCAGGGTCGAGGCAATGGCCTCGACTCATCTACTTAGTGGCATTTTGCCTACTTGCAATTAGTGTCATTGCTAAGCCTGATGATGAAGATCATGATAGGAAACCTTTCCCTcatgaaaaacataaaaaagagCACGAATTACCTCCAAAGCATGAAGAACATCcacaccatcatcatcataaacGACATCCACATGAACATAAATCTCCACCACCTCCACCTTATGGTTACAAATCACCGACTCCACCAATCTATtctccaccacctccatatgtTTATAAATCTCCTCCTCCACCAGTTCATTCTCCGCCTCCTCCAGTGCATTCACCTCCACCACCATATATCTACAAGTCTCCTCCACCATCAAATCACTCACCGCCTCCACCGTATGTATATAAATCACCTCCTCCACCAGTTCACTCACCGCCTCCACCGTATGTTTATAAATCTCCACCTCCTCCAGTTCACTCACCGCCTCCACCGTATGTTTACAAATCACCTCCTCCTCCTGTTCACTCACCTCCTCCACCAGTCAACTCTCCGCCCCCACCATATGTTTATAAATCTCCAC CTCCTCCAGTTCACTCTCCGCCTCCACCAGTTCATTCACCTCCTCCACCAGTCCACTCTCCGCCTCCACCGTACGTTTATAAATCCCCAC CTCCTCCAGTTCACTCACCGCCTCCACCGTACGTTTACAAATCACCTCCTCCTCCTGTTCACTCAC CTCCTCCACCAGTCCACTCTCCACCCCCACCATATGTTTATAAATCTCCACCTCCTCCAGTTCACTCACCGCCTCCACCAATTCACTCACCGCCTCCCCCATATGTTTACAAATCACCTCCTCCTCCTGTTCACTCAC CTCCTCCACCAGTCCACTCTCCACCCCCACCATATGTTTATAAATCTCCACCTCCTCCAGTTCACTCTCCGCCTCCACCAATTCACTCACCGCCTCCACCATATGTTTACAAATCACCTCCTCTACCAGTCCACTCTCCGCCCCCACCATATGTTTATAAATCTCCACCTCCTCCAGTTCACTCTCCGCCTCCACCGTACGTTTACAAATCACCTC CTCCACCACCATATATCTACAAGTCTCCTCCTCCACCTGTTCACTCTCCGCCTCCACCGTATGCTTACAAATCGCCTCATTCACCAATCCATTCTCCGCCCCCTCCATATGTATATAAATCTCCTCCTTCACCAGTTCACTCTCCACCTCCTCCAATACATTCACCTCCACCACCATATATCTACAAGTCTCCTCCACCACCAATTCACTCACCGCCTCCACCGTACGTTTACAAATCACCTCCTCCTCCAGTTCACTCACCCCGTCCACCAGTCCATTCCCCGCCTCCACCGTACGTTTACAAATCACCTCCTCCACCAATTCACTCGCCTCCACCACCATATATCTATAAGTCTCCTCCTCCACCTGTTCACTCGCCGCCTCCACCGTATGTTTACAAATCACCTCCTCCACCAATCCACTCCCCACCCCCTCCATATGTCTATAAATCTCCTCCCCCACCAGTTCATTCTCCGCCTCCTCCAGTGCATTCACCTCCACCACCATATATTTACAAGTCTCCTCCACCACCAATTCACTCACCGCCTCCACCATACGTTTACAAATCACCTCCTCCACCAGTCCATTCCCCACCCCCACCATATACTTATAAATCTCCACCTCCTATAGTTCACTCTCCGCCTCCACCAGTCCATTCACCACCCCCCCCATATGTTTACAAATCACCTCCTCCACCAGTCCACTCTCCGCCTCCTCCAGTCCATTCACTTCCACCACCATATGTTTACAAATCACCTCCTCCACCAATCCACTCTCCTCCCCCACCATATGTCTATAAATCTCCTCCTCCACCAGTTCACTCTCCGCCTCCTTCTCCATCTGTCCACTCCCcgccaccaccatatgcctataaGTCTCCCCCTCCTCCTGTCCACTCACCACCTCCACCAGTCCATTCACCCCCGCCACCATATATTTACAAGTCTCCTCCTCCATCAGTTCACTCACCGCCTCCACCGTATGTTTACAAATCACCCCCTCCTCCATATCACACACCGTCACCACTAATTCActcaccaccacctccatatatcTATAAGTCTCCACCACCTCCA
- the LOC107461373 gene encoding extensin-2-like isoform X18 — protein sequence MGTFSGSRQWPRLIYLVAFCLLAISVIAKPDDEDHDRKPFPHEKHKKEHELPPKHEEHPHHHHHKRHPHEHKSPPPPPYGYKSPTPPIYSPPPPYVYKSPPPPVHSPPPPVHSPPPPYIYKSPPPSNHSPPPPYVYKSPPPPVHSPPPPYVYKSPPPPVHSPPPPYVYKSPPPPVHSPPPPVNSPPPPYVYKSPPPPVHSPPPPYVYKSPPPPVHSPPPPVHSPPPPYVYKSPPPPVHSPPPPYVYKSPPPPVHSPPPPYVYKSPPPPVHSPPPPYVYKSPPPPVHSPPPPIHSPPPPYVYKSPPLPVHSPPPPYVYKSPPPPVHSPPPPYVYKSPPPPPYIYKSPPPPVHSPPPPYAYKSPHSPIHSPPPPYVYKSPPSPVHSPPPPIHSPPPPYIYKSPPPPIHSPPPPYVYKSPPPPVHSPRPPVHSPPPPYVYKSPPPPIHSPPPPYIYKSPPPPVHSPPPPYVYKSPPPPIHSPPPPYVYKSPPPPVHSPPPPVHSPPPPYIYKSPPPPIHSPPPPYVYKSPPPPVHSPPPPYTYKSPPPIVHSPPPPVHSPPPPYVYKSPPPPVHSPPPPVHSLPPPYVYKSPPPPIHSPPPPYVYKSPPPPVHSPPPSPSVHSPPPPYAYKSPPPPVHSPPPPVHSPPPPYIYKSPPPSVHSPPPPYVYKSPPPPYHTPSPLIHSPPPPYIYKSPPPPVHSPPPPYIYKSPPPLAHSPPPPHVYVYPLQSPPPPHVPNHPPYLYNSPPPPPKGY from the exons ATGGGAACTTTCTCAGGGTCGAGGCAATGGCCTCGACTCATCTACTTAGTGGCATTTTGCCTACTTGCAATTAGTGTCATTGCTAAGCCTGATGATGAAGATCATGATAGGAAACCTTTCCCTcatgaaaaacataaaaaagagCACGAATTACCTCCAAAGCATGAAGAACATCcacaccatcatcatcataaacGACATCCACATGAACATAAATCTCCACCACCTCCACCTTATGGTTACAAATCACCGACTCCACCAATCTATtctccaccacctccatatgtTTATAAATCTCCTCCTCCACCAGTTCATTCTCCGCCTCCTCCAGTGCATTCACCTCCACCACCATATATCTACAAGTCTCCTCCACCATCAAATCACTCACCGCCTCCACCGTATGTATATAAATCACCTCCTCCACCAGTTCACTCACCGCCTCCACCGTATGTTTATAAATCTCCACCTCCTCCAGTTCACTCACCGCCTCCACCGTATGTTTACAAATCACCTCCTCCTCCTGTTCACTCACCTCCTCCACCAGTCAACTCTCCGCCCCCACCATATGTTTATAAATCTCCAC CTCCTCCAGTTCACTCACCGCCTCCACCCTATGTTTATAAATCTCCACCTCCTCCTGTTCACTCTCCGCCTCCACCAGTTCACTCACCGCCTCCACCGTATGTTTACAAATCAC CTCCTCCACCAGTCCACTCTCCGCCCCCACCATACGTTTATAAATCTCCACCTCCTCCAGTCCACTCTCCGCCTCCACCGTACGTTTACAAATCACCTCCTCCACCAGTCCACTCTCCACCCCCACCATATGTTTATAAATCTCCACCTCCTCCAGTTCACTCTCCGCCTCCACCAATTCACTCACCGCCTCCACCATATGTTTACAAATCACCTCCTCTACCAGTCCACTCTCCGCCCCCACCATATGTTTATAAATCTCCACCTCCTCCAGTTCACTCTCCGCCTCCACCGTACGTTTACAAATCACCTC CTCCACCACCATATATCTACAAGTCTCCTCCTCCACCTGTTCACTCTCCGCCTCCACCGTATGCTTACAAATCGCCTCATTCACCAATCCATTCTCCGCCCCCTCCATATGTATATAAATCTCCTCCTTCACCAGTTCACTCTCCACCTCCTCCAATACATTCACCTCCACCACCATATATCTACAAGTCTCCTCCACCACCAATTCACTCACCGCCTCCACCGTACGTTTACAAATCACCTCCTCCTCCAGTTCACTCACCCCGTCCACCAGTCCATTCCCCGCCTCCACCGTACGTTTACAAATCACCTCCTCCACCAATTCACTCGCCTCCACCACCATATATCTATAAGTCTCCTCCTCCACCTGTTCACTCGCCGCCTCCACCGTATGTTTACAAATCACCTCCTCCACCAATCCACTCCCCACCCCCTCCATATGTCTATAAATCTCCTCCCCCACCAGTTCATTCTCCGCCTCCTCCAGTGCATTCACCTCCACCACCATATATTTACAAGTCTCCTCCACCACCAATTCACTCACCGCCTCCACCATACGTTTACAAATCACCTCCTCCACCAGTCCATTCCCCACCCCCACCATATACTTATAAATCTCCACCTCCTATAGTTCACTCTCCGCCTCCACCAGTCCATTCACCACCCCCCCCATATGTTTACAAATCACCTCCTCCACCAGTCCACTCTCCGCCTCCTCCAGTCCATTCACTTCCACCACCATATGTTTACAAATCACCTCCTCCACCAATCCACTCTCCTCCCCCACCATATGTCTATAAATCTCCTCCTCCACCAGTTCACTCTCCGCCTCCTTCTCCATCTGTCCACTCCCcgccaccaccatatgcctataaGTCTCCCCCTCCTCCTGTCCACTCACCACCTCCACCAGTCCATTCACCCCCGCCACCATATATTTACAAGTCTCCTCCTCCATCAGTTCACTCACCGCCTCCACCGTATGTTTACAAATCACCCCCTCCTCCATATCACACACCGTCACCACTAATTCActcaccaccacctccatatatcTATAAGTCTCCACCACCTCCA